The following coding sequences lie in one Oncorhynchus masou masou isolate Uvic2021 chromosome 20, UVic_Omas_1.1, whole genome shotgun sequence genomic window:
- the LOC135506517 gene encoding lecithin retinol acyltransferase-like, producing MLYSLTFLVEKLSLLSNFKLFEFKWTDGKRKWAGCTERTTYSHTVAPLSLQRGDLLEVPRTLFTHFGIYLGDNKVAHLIPDIMPVLTNDKMIIKKVITNKRLIMGCLYKCAAVRVDTLDDFVYGSNILVNHMDRKYKAQQPFPNEEVAERAEQLVGAIPYSLLWNNCEHFVTYCRYGSAKSQQTEMFCEFLKSIIRDQRSVFLSVLLGIIYIICFGLAPSTTLPTILIPFTLWMAG from the exons ATGCTCTACTCGTTGACATTTCTCGTCGAAAAGCTATCCCTTCTCTCGAACTTCAAACTTTTTGAGTTTAAATGGACGGATGGGAAACGCAAATGGGCGGGATGCACAGAGCGCACGACATATAGTCACACAGTCGCGCCGTTGTCTCTCCAGAGAGGGGACCTTTTGGAGGTGCCGAGAACTCTGTTCACGCACTTCGGTATCTACTTGGGTGACAACAAAGTCGCTCACCTGATCCCAGATATCATGCCCGTGCTAACCAATGACAAGATGATCATCAAAAAAGTTATCACAAATAAGAGACTCATCATGGGTTGCTTGTACAAGTGTGCCGCGGTGCGCGTGGACACCTTGGATGACTTTGTATATGGCTCAAACATATTGGTGAATCATATGGATAGAAAATACAAGGCGCAACAACCGTTCCCAAATGAAGAGGTTGCAGAGAGGGCAGAACAACTCGTCGGCGCCATCCCTTACAGTTTACTATGGAATAACTGCGAACATTTTGTTACATACTGCAGATACGGTTCAGCGAAAAGTCAGCAAACGGAAATG TTTTGTGAGTTCCTGAAATCAATCATCCGAGACCAGAGGAGTGTCTTTCTCAGTGTTCTCCTGGGAATTATCTACATCATCTGCTTTGGCCTGGCGCCTTCAACTACGTTACCCACAATCCTCATCCCCTTCACTCTGTGGATGGCCGGCTGA
- the LOC135506798 gene encoding fibrinogen gamma chain-like, with protein MAPSLLSTAIGVLWLFSLSSAQTRGDYSEDCTPRDGFGKYCPTTCGVADYLNRYKPVVDKDLDEMEDILGRITNLTTGATEKVTYMKDSATQHQKSGGDVYYKRSASILDDVLRFEKTIVSQEEQIYQLQGMLESNKKRMLDLKQMSIQLDQKCQDPCKDTVEIKPITGKDCQDIANKGAKSSGLYYVKPLKAKEQFLVYCEIDSFGRGFTVLQRRRDGRVDFNKDWIQYKEGFGYLSPDDTTEFWLGNEKMHLLSTQSSIPYVLRIELTDWQGNKKHADYAMFKVGPEVDMYRLTYAYYFGGDAGDAFDGFDFGDDPSDKFYTSHNGMQFSTSDKDNDKFQGNCAKQDGSGWWMNRCHAAHLNGKYYPGGKYTEKDAGESGYDNGIIWATWHSRWYSLKETTMKIIPTNRITAGDGQQTGGVKQFGGLGDN; from the exons ATGGCTCCTTCCCTTTTGTCCACAGCCATAGGCGTTCTTTggctgttctccctctcctctgca CAAACGAGGGGAGACTATTCTGAGGACTGCACACCAAGGGACGGATTT GGCAAGTACTGCCCGACGACATGTGGCGTGGCTGACTACCTCAACAGGTACAAGCCGGTGGTGGACAAGGACCTTGATGAAATGGAGGACATCCTGGGTAGAATTACCAACCTTACCACGGGGGCCACAGAGAAAGTCACCTATATGAAGGATTCGGCAACACAACATCAGAAGTCTGGTGGAG ACGTCTACTATAAAAGGTCCGCGAGTATACTGGATGATGTCCTGCGCTTCGAGAAGACCATCGTCTCCCAGGAGGAGCAAATATA TCAACTCCAGGGGATGCTGGAATCCAATAAGAAGAGGATGTTAGACCTCAAACAGATGTCCATTCAGCTGGATCAGAAATGCCAAGATCCCTGCAAGGACACCGTGGAAATCAAACCCATTACAGGGAAAG ATTGCCAGGATATTGCCAACAAGGGCGCCAAAAGCAGCGGCCTGTACTACGTGAAGCCACTGAAGGCTAAGGAGCAGTTCCTGGTCTACTGCGAGATCGACAGCTTCGGCCGCGGCTTTACCGTTCTGCAGCGG AGACGTGATGGCCGCGTGGACTTCAACAAGGACTGGATCCAGTATAAGGAGGGCTTCGGCTATCTGAGCCCAGATGACACCACCGAGTTCTGGCTGGGCAATGAGAAGATGCACCTGCTCTCCACCCAGTCCTCCATCCCATACGTGTTGAGGATTGAGCTCACCGACTGGCAGGGCAACAAGAA GCATGCCGACTACGCCATGTTCAAAGTGGGTCCGGAAGTCGACATGTACCGTCTGACCTACGCTTACTACTTCGGCGGTGATGCGGGTGACGCGTTTGACGGCTTTGACTTCGGCGATGACCCCAGCGACAAGTTCTACACATCTCACAACGGCATGCAGTTTAGTACCAGCGACAAGGACAACGACAAGTTCCAGGGCAACTGTGCCAAGCAGGACGGCTCCGGTTGGTGGATGAACCGATGCCACGCCGCCCACCTCAACGGGAAATACTACCCgg GTGGGAAGTACACGGAGAAGGACGCCGGCGAGTCAGGCTACGACAATGGCATCATCTGGGCCACGTGGCACAGCCGCTGGTACTCCTTGAAGGAGACTACCATGAAGATCATCCCCACCAACAGGATCACGGCGGGGGACGGACAGCAGACCGGAGGAGTCAAACAGTTTGGAGGCCTGGGAGACAACTAA